A genomic segment from Aegilops tauschii subsp. strangulata cultivar AL8/78 chromosome 1, Aet v6.0, whole genome shotgun sequence encodes:
- the LOC141036321 gene encoding uncharacterized mitochondrial protein AtMg00860-like, which produces MERPTRLRDVQKFIGCLASLSGFISRLGEKALPLYQLMKKTTHFEWNDKADEAFLQLKKMLTTPPVLATPDAKEPMFLYIGATSRVVSTVIVVERPEDGKAQPVQRPVYYLSEVLLASKQNYPHD; this is translated from the coding sequence ATGGAGAGGCCCACCCGGCTGCGAGACGTCCAGAAGTTCATCGGATGCTTGGCATCCCTCAGCGGTTTCATCAGTCgactgggcgagaaggctctccccctgtaccagCTAATGAAGAAAACCAcacacttcgagtggaatgacaaggcggacGAGGCCTTCCTCCAGCTCAAGAAAATGCTGACTACGCCGCCTGTCCTAGCGACTCCGGATGCTAAGGAGCCCATGTTCCTCTATATTGGCGCCActagccgggtggtcagcactgtCATCGTGGTCGAGCGTCCGGAAGACGGCAAGGCACAGCCAGTCCAGAGGCCCGTCTACTACCTAAGTGAAGTGCTGTTAGCCTCCAAGCAGAATTACCCCCATGactag